Proteins found in one Serinicoccus marinus DSM 15273 genomic segment:
- a CDS encoding Shedu immune nuclease family protein: MPITFADLFREPDEVTYATGRLPSRIYVSSTFNMAFGNDQGQPARYIRKVFDEEVTPDEDDWEWTTEVVYVTPRKQLTLNVARSAGAVRKIKIQKVPTNPDATRLEPVLELDRDQSMRLIELIKALDSIPIEGDNTVKVDDQVLRDLFADPDGINRVYANDPDRFKALIEADADARDVVALQHRREVVETMRTWLNDDAAFELAKQEAGGRPEGAWQRLLEENPWILGLSLGGQLYTSWDEEQLEQVVTGRHIGGVGKRTDALMRTAGIIRSMVFAEIKHHQTDLLASEYRPGCWRPSAELSGALVQVQQTVHLAVQTLSDYLPDHDAEGAMLPSGTFLLRPRSFVIAGSMKQLLGSSGGPIPDKVRSFELFRRNLQEPEVITFDELLARAEWHVQVAEELSNADEVDEDILGFEIDENGVILSD; this comes from the coding sequence ATGCCGATCACGTTCGCGGACCTCTTCAGGGAGCCTGACGAAGTCACCTATGCCACCGGACGCCTGCCGAGTCGCATCTACGTGAGCAGCACGTTCAACATGGCTTTCGGCAACGACCAAGGGCAACCTGCTCGCTACATCCGTAAGGTATTTGACGAAGAGGTGACCCCTGATGAAGATGACTGGGAGTGGACCACCGAGGTGGTCTATGTGACCCCGCGAAAGCAACTCACGCTTAACGTAGCCCGATCGGCTGGCGCTGTTCGAAAGATCAAGATTCAGAAGGTGCCTACCAACCCTGACGCCACACGGCTGGAGCCGGTCCTCGAACTGGACCGTGATCAGTCAATGCGGCTGATCGAGCTGATCAAGGCTCTCGACTCGATCCCCATTGAGGGCGACAACACGGTGAAGGTGGACGACCAAGTCCTACGCGACCTGTTCGCCGACCCCGATGGCATCAATCGCGTGTATGCGAACGATCCTGATCGATTCAAGGCTCTCATCGAGGCCGATGCCGATGCACGCGACGTGGTGGCCCTGCAGCACCGACGCGAGGTCGTCGAGACCATGCGCACCTGGTTGAACGACGATGCGGCCTTCGAGCTGGCCAAGCAAGAGGCGGGCGGCCGCCCCGAAGGCGCCTGGCAGAGGCTTCTCGAGGAGAACCCGTGGATCCTCGGCCTCAGCCTCGGCGGCCAGTTATACACCTCGTGGGATGAGGAGCAGCTTGAGCAGGTAGTCACTGGCCGCCACATTGGGGGCGTCGGCAAGCGCACAGATGCTCTTATGCGCACGGCGGGCATCATCCGGTCAATGGTGTTCGCTGAGATCAAACATCACCAGACGGACCTGTTGGCTAGTGAGTACCGCCCTGGTTGTTGGCGCCCGTCAGCCGAGCTCAGCGGTGCCCTGGTGCAGGTGCAGCAGACAGTTCACTTGGCTGTCCAGACGCTCAGCGACTACTTGCCGGACCATGATGCCGAGGGTGCCATGTTGCCGTCCGGGACGTTTCTGCTGAGGCCGCGGAGCTTCGTGATTGCCGGGTCGATGAAGCAGTTGCTAGGGAGCTCCGGTGGGCCGATCCCCGACAAGGTGCGCAGTTTCGAGCTCTTCCGGCGGAATCTGCAGGAGCCGGAGGTCATAACTTTTGACGAGCTTCTGGCGCGGGCGGAATGGCATGTGCAGGTGGCCGAGGAGCTTTCGAACGCAGACGAGGTCGATGAGGACATCCTTGGCTTCGAAATCGATGAGAACGGCGTGATCCTCAGCGACTAG
- a CDS encoding VOC family protein produces the protein MDDYPRLLHTVLDTPEVRQLAEFYRQLLGLQYRPGDEPPADENDDADWLVLTDAQGDRTLAFQEVDRLERTTWPRPDVPMQMHLDLTVPDRDALETQHRRALDLGAELLLDRTDDPDEPLYVFADPAGHPFCIFVA, from the coding sequence ATGGACGACTACCCGCGGCTGCTGCATACCGTCCTCGACACCCCTGAGGTGCGACAGCTCGCCGAGTTCTACCGCCAGCTGCTCGGTCTGCAGTACCGGCCCGGCGACGAGCCCCCGGCGGACGAGAATGACGACGCCGACTGGTTGGTCCTCACCGACGCCCAGGGCGACCGCACCCTGGCCTTCCAGGAGGTCGACCGCCTCGAGCGGACGACGTGGCCGCGGCCCGACGTGCCGATGCAGATGCACCTGGACCTCACGGTGCCGGACCGTGACGCGCTCGAGACGCAGCACCGACGGGCTCTCGACCTGGGCGCCGAGCTCCTCCTCGACCGCACCGACGACCCGGACGAACCGTTGTACGTCTTTGCGGACCCGGCCGGTCACCCGTTCTGCATCTTCGTCGCCTGA
- a CDS encoding HIRAN domain-containing protein, producing the protein MRIKGSAYAVSDAERRRQGGAEYLLIREPDNEVDPSAVAVYGMKGVRVGYVSTARAASLSPLLAQLDADAFKVSGAGATASSIVLWVDVPRVDALRRFVRDVTK; encoded by the coding sequence ATGAGGATCAAGGGGAGCGCCTATGCCGTGAGCGACGCAGAGAGGCGTCGTCAGGGTGGCGCTGAGTACCTCCTGATTCGGGAGCCGGACAACGAGGTTGACCCCTCGGCCGTCGCGGTCTACGGGATGAAGGGCGTGCGCGTCGGGTATGTGTCGACTGCCCGTGCTGCGTCTCTTTCCCCCTTGCTTGCTCAGTTGGACGCCGACGCGTTTAAGGTTTCGGGTGCTGGCGCGACGGCTTCCAGCATCGTGCTTTGGGTAGACGTGCCGAGGGTAGACGCCCTCCGAAGGTTCGTCCGCGACGTGACGAAATAG
- a CDS encoding DUF418 domain-containing protein, whose protein sequence is MTDKPTSVRVADTARVGPPRALAPDLARGFMLLLIVLANIPWFLQGAPHGLSVGHPTGATGADRVVQTLMIVLVDARALPMFALLFGYGMVQFARAQEARGTPVAGFRAMLRRRHVALVVIGTLHAALLWYGDVLGPYGILGLVLVPLLFWRSTRAIRIVRGVLVGLLAVFAALSVVSGVALLSVPQESWDTAMWMPATTDANGISSYAASVLPRLSEYAFILGFSVFSLSVPAAILTGWLWAREGVLDRPTEHLPRLRRTAVVGLPVAWLGGVPLMLVHTGVWLTPELSFMFIGVQMLTGLAGGLGYAAVFGLIAARLQSRVGAAEPESADGGAPGPVAGVLAAVGRRSLSAYLWQSVVMAPLMAAWGLGLGGRIGSAGAAAVAILIWLASVGWCAWLDRAGRPGPAEVVLRRVTYLHRDRSVATVGEAR, encoded by the coding sequence ATGACGGACAAACCAACCTCGGTGCGGGTGGCCGACACCGCTCGGGTGGGGCCACCGCGGGCCCTGGCCCCGGACCTGGCGCGGGGTTTCATGCTGCTGCTCATCGTGCTGGCCAACATCCCGTGGTTCCTCCAGGGCGCCCCGCACGGCCTGTCGGTCGGCCACCCGACCGGCGCGACGGGGGCGGACCGGGTGGTCCAGACCCTCATGATCGTGCTCGTCGACGCGAGGGCCCTGCCGATGTTCGCGCTGCTCTTCGGCTACGGGATGGTGCAGTTCGCCCGCGCCCAGGAGGCCCGCGGCACCCCGGTCGCCGGATTCCGGGCCATGCTCCGGCGCAGGCACGTCGCGCTCGTCGTCATCGGCACGCTGCACGCGGCGCTGCTCTGGTACGGCGACGTGCTCGGGCCATACGGGATCCTCGGGCTGGTGCTGGTGCCGCTGCTCTTCTGGCGCAGCACCCGCGCCATCAGGATCGTCCGTGGCGTGCTGGTCGGCCTGCTCGCGGTCTTCGCCGCGCTGTCGGTGGTCTCCGGCGTGGCGCTGCTGTCGGTGCCGCAGGAATCGTGGGACACGGCGATGTGGATGCCGGCGACGACGGACGCGAACGGCATCTCGTCCTACGCCGCGTCGGTCCTGCCGCGCCTGAGCGAGTACGCCTTCATCCTCGGGTTCAGCGTCTTCTCGCTCAGCGTGCCGGCCGCGATCCTCACCGGGTGGCTGTGGGCGCGGGAGGGCGTGCTGGACCGGCCCACCGAGCACCTGCCCCGGTTGCGCCGCACCGCGGTGGTCGGTCTGCCCGTGGCCTGGCTCGGCGGTGTGCCGCTCATGCTCGTGCACACCGGCGTCTGGCTGACGCCGGAGCTCAGCTTTATGTTCATCGGCGTGCAGATGCTCACTGGGCTCGCCGGGGGCCTCGGGTATGCCGCGGTCTTCGGCCTGATTGCGGCCCGCCTGCAGTCCCGGGTCGGGGCGGCCGAGCCCGAGTCCGCAGACGGGGGCGCACCGGGGCCGGTGGCCGGGGTGCTGGCGGCGGTGGGTCGGCGCTCGCTGTCGGCATACCTCTGGCAGTCGGTCGTCATGGCGCCGCTGATGGCGGCCTGGGGGCTCGGCCTCGGCGGACGGATCGGGTCGGCAGGTGCGGCGGCGGTCGCGATCCTCATCTGGCTGGCGTCGGTGGGGTGGTGCGCCTGGCTGGACCGCGCCGGCCGGCCAGGTCCGGCGGAGGTGGTGCTGCGCCGGGTGACCTACCTCCACCGAGATCGCTCCGTCGCCACGGTCGGCGAGGCGCGCTGA
- the ald gene encoding alanine dehydrogenase, which produces MKIAVPTEVKNNEFRVAITPVGVHELVRRGHEVFVQQGAGLGSSISDEEYVAQGATIVEGPDDTWAAGEMVLKVKEPIEQEYSYLRDDLTLFTYLHLAADEPLTRRLVEAGTTAIAYETVQLPSGMLPLLYPMSEVAGCLAPQVGAHTMMKASGGRGVLMGGIGGVANAKVLVLGGGVAGQNAANIALGMGADVTILDTDLDKLRTLFWRFDNQVKQLASNNLTISELVPEADMVIGTVLIPGAKAPKLITDDMVATMKPGSVLVDVAIDQGGCFEGSRPTTHADPTFPVHDSLYYCVANMPGAVPHTSTWALTNATLPYAVQLADKGWEQALRDNASLAKGLNTHAGKLTYGAVGEAFGMESVAVEEVLA; this is translated from the coding sequence ATGAAGATCGCGGTGCCCACAGAGGTCAAGAACAACGAGTTCCGGGTGGCCATCACCCCGGTCGGCGTGCACGAGCTGGTGCGGCGCGGGCACGAGGTCTTCGTGCAGCAGGGCGCCGGGCTCGGCTCCTCGATCAGCGACGAGGAGTATGTCGCTCAGGGCGCCACCATCGTCGAGGGTCCCGACGACACGTGGGCCGCGGGCGAGATGGTGCTCAAGGTCAAGGAGCCGATCGAGCAGGAGTACTCCTACCTGCGCGACGACCTGACGCTCTTCACCTATCTGCACCTGGCCGCGGACGAGCCGCTGACCCGGCGGCTGGTGGAGGCGGGCACGACGGCGATCGCCTACGAGACGGTGCAGCTGCCGAGCGGGATGCTGCCGCTGCTCTATCCGATGTCCGAGGTCGCCGGGTGCCTGGCGCCGCAGGTCGGGGCGCACACGATGATGAAGGCCTCCGGCGGGCGGGGTGTGCTCATGGGCGGCATCGGCGGCGTGGCCAACGCCAAGGTGCTCGTGCTCGGCGGTGGCGTCGCGGGGCAAAACGCTGCCAACATCGCGCTCGGCATGGGCGCCGACGTGACCATCCTCGACACCGATCTCGACAAGCTGCGCACGCTCTTCTGGCGCTTCGACAACCAGGTCAAGCAGCTCGCGTCCAACAACCTGACGATCAGCGAGCTCGTGCCGGAGGCCGACATGGTCATCGGCACCGTGCTCATCCCCGGCGCGAAGGCGCCCAAGCTCATCACCGACGACATGGTCGCGACGATGAAGCCCGGCTCGGTGCTCGTGGACGTCGCCATCGACCAGGGCGGCTGCTTCGAGGGATCGCGGCCGACGACCCACGCCGACCCGACCTTCCCGGTGCACGACTCCCTCTACTACTGCGTCGCCAACATGCCCGGCGCCGTGCCGCACACGTCGACCTGGGCCTTGACGAACGCGACACTGCCGTATGCCGTGCAGCTCGCGGACAAGGGGTGGGAGCAGGCCCTGCGCGACAACGCCTCCCTGGCGAAGGGGCTCAACACCCACGCGGGGAAGCTCACCTACGGCGCTGTGGGAGAGGCGTTCGGTATGGAGTCGGTTGCCGTCGAGGAAGTGCTCGCCTGA
- a CDS encoding type II toxin-antitoxin system death-on-curing family toxin: MEYLTTEDLLTLATDLGVGPIQDLGLLDSAAHRPSSSVLGRDAYPDIDAKAGAMLESIVVNHPLVDGNKRLGWLAVVVFYGLNDIDLHAPDDDAYDLVIAVASGAADHRVAARGLARWH, encoded by the coding sequence TTGGAGTACCTGACGACCGAGGATCTGCTCACCCTGGCAACGGACCTGGGCGTAGGTCCGATCCAGGACCTTGGCCTGCTGGACTCAGCGGCACACCGCCCCAGCTCCAGTGTCCTCGGACGTGACGCCTACCCAGACATCGACGCCAAGGCGGGCGCGATGCTGGAGTCCATCGTCGTCAACCACCCGCTCGTCGATGGCAACAAGCGCCTGGGATGGCTCGCAGTAGTCGTGTTCTACGGACTCAACGACATCGATCTGCATGCGCCTGACGACGACGCGTACGACCTGGTCATCGCCGTCGCCAGCGGCGCCGCCGACCACCGAGTAGCAGCCCGCGGATTGGCGCGATGGCACTAG